Part of the Chloroflexota bacterium genome is shown below.
TCTTTGGCAATGTCGTCACCGTCACCTCTGCGGATTTGTGGGCCACCGTTGCCGCGGGCGCGCTGACCCTGCTCGTCATCGGCCTGCTCTACTCCGAATTCCTCCAGGCCACGTTCGATGCCGATATGGCGAAGGTGGCGGGCGTTCCGGTCCATCGCGTCAACCTCTTGCTGGCCATCCTCACCGGCGTCACGGTGACGCTCTCCATGCGTGTCGTCGGCGGCCTCCTGGTCGGGGCGCTCATCGTCCTGCCGGTACTGGCGGCGCTCCAGCTGAAGCGCGCCTTCCGCACTACGCTCTTGGTGGCGGCGGCCATCGGCGCGGCAAGCGTCTTCATCGGCCTCACCGTCTCCTACTACCAGGACATCGCGGCCAGCGGGGCCATCGTGCTGACGGCGCTGGCGATGCTGACGCTGATTACGGGCGCGCGGACGCTCCTGGCTCGGAAGACGGCGGTATAATCCCGCCATCCACGGTCCGCGGAGGCGAGCATGGGCGTCTGGCTTGACCAGCAGGAGATCGCCGACTTCCTGACAAATGGGCATACGCTCATCGTCTCGACCATTGATAAGGACGGCTATCCGCACTCGACGCCCGTCTGGTACGTCTACGATGGCGGGCACGTCTATTTCCGCGTGCGCTCCGCCACCATCAAGGCAAAGGGCCTTTTGCGCAATCCCAAGGTCGCCGTCCTCGTGGAATCGGGCGAACGCTGGCGCGACCTGAAGGCCGTGCTGATCCGCGGCCGTGCCGAGCCGGTCACAGATACGGCCTTCCAGGTCCGCTTTGATGCGCTCTTGGACGCCAAGTACGCCAACTTCCGCGAGGCGCGGGAGGCGATGCCGACCCGGACACAACAGCACTATGCGACCGGCAAAACCTATTTCAAAGTCGTCCCGGAGAAGCGGATCGCCAGTTGGGATAACCGAAAGATACGGATGTGAGGGGCTCTGCCCTTAGCCTTGACCCCTGCTTGAAGCCCTGGATACAATAGGAGTGTTCACCCCTAGGAGGCTTAGGTATGCCGATCTACGAATACTACTGTTCAACCTGTAACGATACGTTCGAAAAGCGCCAGCCGATGAGCGCTGTGGCCGAGGCTGTGACCTGCAATCACGGTCATAAGGCGCGGAAAAAGCTCTCCGTCATCGCGCCGGTTGCCAAGGGCGATCACGGCCATGATATGCCGATGGGCATGCCCGAAGGCTGCTGCTCCCCCGCCGAGATGGCGCAAGCCTGCGGTGGCGGCGCATGCGGCATGAACATGAACTAAGCGCGCAGCGCGGATCCTGTCTGAAAAAGAGCCCCGATCCCTCGGGGCTCTTTTATTTTGTCGGCGCGCCGTTCGGCGTCTGCACGCGCTCAGCCGGAGAGCCATTCCGGCGATTCATTCTGAGGTAGAACCAGGCCACCGCGCCAGCGACCAAGGCCTCTGCCACCGTCATCCCGGCCACGATGAGCGTGGCGGCGAGGAAGAAGTTTTCCGGGAACATCAGCAAGAGATAGTCGTTCTTATTGAG
Proteins encoded:
- a CDS encoding metal ABC transporter permease, coding for MPEIFQLDFMVRAFIAGGAVGVSAPVLGTFLVLRRLSLIAETLSHVAITGAAIGIFLGEYPVLIAMATSVAAAITLERLRTTRWLASDGALALVLYTALAIALVLISRGDHLNVSLLGYLFGNVVTVTSADLWATVAAGALTLLVIGLLYSEFLQATFDADMAKVAGVPVHRVNLLLAILTGVTVTLSMRVVGGLLVGALIVLPVLAALQLKRAFRTTLLVAAAIGAASVFIGLTVSYYQDIAASGAIVLTALAMLTLITGARTLLARKTAV
- a CDS encoding pyridoxamine 5'-phosphate oxidase family protein, producing the protein MGVWLDQQEIADFLTNGHTLIVSTIDKDGYPHSTPVWYVYDGGHVYFRVRSATIKAKGLLRNPKVAVLVESGERWRDLKAVLIRGRAEPVTDTAFQVRFDALLDAKYANFREAREAMPTRTQQHYATGKTYFKVVPEKRIASWDNRKIRM
- a CDS encoding zinc ribbon domain-containing protein, which translates into the protein MPIYEYYCSTCNDTFEKRQPMSAVAEAVTCNHGHKARKKLSVIAPVAKGDHGHDMPMGMPEGCCSPAEMAQACGGGACGMNMN